Genomic DNA from Macadamia integrifolia cultivar HAES 741 chromosome 6, SCU_Mint_v3, whole genome shotgun sequence:
TACAAGGTAATCTAATGTTAAAGTGTGTCAGGAACACCGAAGGAGGACCCATAAGGGATGCCCCAAAGGTCGAAGTTCTATCAATTTTTGACAGTGCTGGGTAGGTCACCAGAAACATGCCACTGAAAATAGGCTgattccaccagaaatatcagtcttgttttcAGTGCCCCTGGCAGAGGCTTCCTAAGAGCCTCGGCTTcatcgaaaatatgccaccgaatcCAGCCCAGGTTGTGTTTCGGTGGGTTCCCAGAAATGAGCCCAaggatttgggggttttccGACTTGAGATCACCGGGATTTGCTCCATGGAAATGCttaaggcctgtttggttggtccttgtTCAGTTCAAGGAGGTTAATCCATCATTCGGGACACGTGGTCCCACCTCTTTAGACTTATAGGGTGTACAAGTCATAAGGAGAGATGAGGGAGAGTATGTGAGGTCATACGAACTGGCTAAGATGCAGGTGGTGGGgcccacgggcatcggaacccaaCCAGCAGTGGATTCAAGGTCACCGGATTCAACCCAGGTGCTTCTAGTGGCCTTGTTCCCAGTGGTCAAGGTAGTGTTGTGCCTTGACTGCCTGTTGTCCCCTCTTGGTCATTCTATAGGGGGTTGCCCTATGTTAAGGGTATGTCCGTCCGATTTTGATACGTTTGAGGCTTGGATAGGGAGGTGCCGGGTCACTTACCGCTTGGGGTCGGAAAGCTTGAATCCTCCCAGTTAAACTGGCATGAAATGCacaagcaagtggggtcatcccttcccttcTAGCAATGAGCTGCCGTGAGCCAAAACTCGTTGATACTCTATATCTCCTGCTCGAGATCTATcgcaaaagtcaaaattagactggGTTAAAGCACGAGTGTAACATTTTCATTCTCATACCACTACCAACACAAGGAGGACTAGAGGATATGATACTTATGAGGATATATTAAAGGCCCCACACTAAACCTATCTAAGCTTTTCTTAGGACATAAAGTATAGACTCATCACCTCCTTTGTTTGCTAAAAAACGTTAACTAGCTAGGCTAAACTGCAATTCTAGCTCACTTTTGAAAGTTGATGTTAAACACGTCCTATCTCCTTTTCTTacccaaatatatataattctttaggaaaaggttgggtatgccgccgatatcaagtatgctagcacccattgtgtctatctctctcttctctttttctaaaatgaccatcatatccttcctgaatgatactccatcatatGATCCTATtagtgctatccgctagcatacttgatatcgatggCATACCTATCCTTCTCCCTTCATCTTTTTTATAGTTCATCTCTCTCACTGATCTTCTTCCTAAGTGCCTCTCTTATATCATGTGGTCCCCTCTAAAATGTAtcacatctttcagtgttgagGCAGTGTTTAGATAATCCGGCCATGGCATGGTTGTCATTCGACCACATGGCAAGTCCATACTGacatgaaaagtgaaaaacatgtcatttattttctttattgcaAATGGGCTGATGAGCACTTTAGATTATATTTTTCTGGNNNNNNNNNNNNNNNNNNNNgggaagcttttttttttttttttttggtaacacgAAGGGGAAGCTTTCTACTTCCTACTTTCTACTTTCTACAAAATAGAACTAACCTATTCCTTCCTTCTCCTATAACTTCTCTTTCTATTCTTACGACACTGACGAATCCTCCCACCATTAAGATTTGCAATCTGAAATCCCAAAACAATCATTTACCCACCTATTCTATGATTCCACTTTCTCTgcgcacaaaaaaaaattcagtggaATCTTCCTATCAGTTCAGCTTCTCCTGCTGATCTGCATCATCTCGCTTGCTACACTTCTCTGGAATTTCACAACCCTCCTTTGGAGATTCCAAGGCTCTTTTCTCCTGCTCTTCCTCTTCCATTTCTGTAGAATACTTCTCCCTTACAGCCCCTTCTTCACGATTCCTTTCAACCCTGTTTTTCAATCTCTCCAAcaattcagacagagcttccccCATAAATCTTCTGTTCTTGATCAAAACCTCACTAATATCAGCTGGGGTCATCTGGGCTTCATCAATTACCTCCTCTAACTCCTTCAAATTCCCATCTTCCACCTCTTCTTCATTCAATCCCAAGTAATTCTTCAGAAGAATCTTCAGTgcaggaaaagaacagaagcTCATATAGATGTGCAAATCCATACGCCCACTTCTCAGCAATGCAGGGTCAAGCTTCTCAATGTGATTCGTCGTGAACACGAAAATCCTCTCACTCCCACAGCAAGACCACAACCCATCCGTAAAATTCAACAAACCCGAAAGTGTAATCGAAGTCCCACCATCTTCACCTGACCCACCTCCTCTAAGGTCTGGTGATAGAGGATCATTGTAGGCAGCTCTCCTTGCAGATACAGATTTAGTCCGATTGGTGAGATTGATGGAGCAATCTATATCTTCGATCACAATAATCGATTTTGACGTCGTTTTCATCGGCAACTTGCGAAGCTCTGAATTGTTATTCACTTCAGTGAGTTCAAGATCATAGATATCATGACCCAAGTAATTAGCCATTGCTGCAATCATACTTGATTTCCCTGTACCAGGTGGACCGTATAGAAGGTACCCTCTCTTCCATGCTCGTCCTGTGTTCTGATAGAACGATTGCCCATCAGAGAATCTTTTAAGATCAGCCATTATTTCAGATTTCTTTGCAGGGTCCATGGCCAATGTATCAAATGTGCTTGGGTGCTTGAAGGGAACAGCTTCCCATGGATGACCCCTCGAATCAAGAGCTCCACCTCGAGAATTTGTATAAAGAAGTCGATCTTGATTCTTTCTTCTGATCTCATTAGCCTTCTCAATAATGTAATCAAGATAAGAATCAAGGATCAAGGtcttatctttcttcttgattcgAAGAATGAAACCTCTCTTCTCATCAGGAAGAGCTCTCCACGCGTAGCTCTGAGATTGTCTCTGTGAGACCACATGCTCCCATCTTGTAGTGACGCCATTGAAGATATCGACCAAGTATTCGTTGTTTGATAGCCCAAATGTGAAGGTACTTGAATTCCTAGATCGAGTGAGGCTCAAACGGTTGCCTGTGATTGAAGCAGAGTTGCTGAGGTAGAGCTGAACTGCGTTGTAGAGCTCGTTTGTGTTGACACCATCGATCTCTGTGATGTCAAAGTAGCAGTAAGAGGAGAACCATTGGAAGCTACGGGTTAAGATCTTGAGTAGGCAAAGCGAATCTCTGGTGGGAATATGGCATGGAGGATTCCTTGGGAGAAGGCCAAGAGACCCATCAAAGAAGCCAGAGATGTCCAAAACTCCTTcatttcctccccccccccttttttctctgTAATCTAATTATATCAGAGATGGGGTAGTCGCTGAGGAACTAAAGGATTGATCTTggagtttggactttggagagATTGGGTGAAGCTGTCCAATATTTATGAAGTGATTGGTTTTGGCCTTTGGGGGGTTTGGAGACACGGGTTTTTATCTTGCACCTTTCACTTTCAGAAGGCCTTTTAtgaagattgagagagagagagagagagagagagagagagagaggtatgaCGAATAAAGAAAAGtttaaagagaaaagaagtgaaaaggGCTTTGAGGAAGAGACGAGATTGGTTGTTTACAGAGAATATAAGTACATGGAAACAGCAAAGAGGagcagaagaaaacaaaaagggtaATGGGGTAGAGTGagatgagaaagaaagagaatgggGCCAGTGTCTTTTGGCTTATGGAGGTTTGAATTTTAGAAGTCTCTAGAGGactaacttttttctttttctgttcttaATACAGGGACTGCTAATCCCTCAGCATACTAGTCCTAGCCCTTCTTGTTTTTGGAGATAATATCTTGAGGGATTGGAAATCGTGTTACAAATATATGGAGAATCTCCACCTTTATCTCCCCCAGTTGGActctctcactctttctctccctattTTCAGCCTAGTTTTGAGTGCTTAAATCTTGGGTCATATTAGGGTCTCTGTCCCTCTTACAGGTGTCTAAATTAGGCCATTCTGGCCCTTAAGGCACCACTCACCCATAGGATAGGTTTGTTCTGTCTTAAACGTGTGGGACAAAAAACCCTTTAATCTTCCATTGCTTTTCCAGTTTTTACACTGATTTCCACTTTTTATTAagcttttttacctttttaaaGGTCTGTTATAATAGAATAATAGTCCAACACCCACTTACTAATCATATTTCATTATCCAGTGCATCAGCTCCAAGAGATCTTCCTGCAATTGTAGTAATCTATATTTTTCCACTCTAGATTCTATAAGATTTTGAATGGGGATGGGCTGGATCAATGTCCCAGTGTTTTATCTCACCGGAATCcatttggggtttcttcttcTGTCGCTTTCATCATTGTCTACTTGTAAACCCATGTAGGCAAGAAAAGCTAAACTAGCAAGAAAATCTTATGGATACCAATGCACCATGTATACATTGTTGACCACACAAGTTCACAACTACAATTTTAAACCAACAAAACAAAACGCCTTGGTTGGTTCCCACTTCCCAGGGTATCTGAAGAATTAATTTGTTTTGCTGCACTTGGTCCAAGAAATTTGAGATAAAGAAcaagaaacttaaaaaaaaagaaaaagagtattACATTTCATTGGATTCTGAACTGATGTGATAAGTTGATACAAACTAACAacttggaaagtgaaaaaaaaataaccaacaATTAAAGATCTTTGTCAAGGtcaaaaaatggcagaaatacATTTCTTTCAAGTCTCATCAGCCCAATACTCATGAGAAATATGGAGAACAGGGAGAATGCTGATTTCCTTAACATATGGAGGAGACTAGATGAGTCTGAGGAGTCTGGCTTGAAGTAAGATCAGTTTAACAAATGCTGGAAATGACTTGTATAATGCACATATATACTCATTAATCTCCACCATTCGTAGGGTATCATCTTAATCCGATCCAACTGCAAACAGAGAGGTTGTACCATAATAACGTATTACAGTGGAAACACAAAAGTTCAGTTGTTTCCTTTCTGTTTACACTATGGAGAGGTATTTTAAGGAatttctaccccaaaaaaaaaaaaaaaaatgagtattTTAAGGAATTATTTGACTTTGACCCCTCTAACCCTCTTCGGAAGGATTAGGGCTTTGATTTGTTTATATTATGTGTTGGCTTCTATATTCAAATGTGTTTAATGGCTCGGTAATACTGCTATATTGAATTCCAGGTAGAAAGAGAACCATAAAAAGACACAGGAGATGAGGAATTccaataacctttttttttttttttttttttttttcggggggGTTTTGGAgtgggggggggttggggagggagagggggattCTGATGCTCTCCCGTGCAAGAGATATCCCAACCACATCCAATGGCTGGGAGCACCACAGGCATGGATTCAAATCCTCTACGACGTCAGGGGCGTTGGAGGTACTAGTGAAGGTTTTGCataactctttctctctctcctaatttttcccttttgttttcacTCCTAATTTGTGtttgtctctctcctcactAGTATcttgttggagaggatccaaattccCTAGGCATGCACCAAAGCACTTGGGCACGCATCCCAAGGGGCTCCCAGGCATCAGATGTGTATTGGACTCTCTCCCGCGCTGGAAAGGATCTACGTCCGAGAGTGTGTGTGAAACTAAGCTCATCTCTATCTCCATTTTGTTAGTAATGGGTTTATTTATCATGGTttatcatggtttgaggaatcgggcTCGGATTGGGATCAACTGGCCTCCATCCCAATCCCATCTGCTTTAGTACGCTGCTTCCTGTATAGGCTGATCTGGTCCACCCACTTTGGATCATCCAATTTGTATATAAAAATATGAAACTTGCtgaattttcattcttttagcCCTATGAGGTTCCAACCATGATATGCCAATGAATTTGAAGCCAAGTCTCTTGACAATCTGTAAGGCTTACCATTTGGGGAGAAAAACACATCTACCAGAGCCGATCTACCTGAAAACACATGGAGGAGGATATTAGATACTGCAAAGTTTCTACAACTTCATTTTTCCGCCCTAGgacttcaacaacaacaacaacaaacttaggCATCATCTGACAACGTTCCTAAAAATGCGCTTCTGCGTTTTTCTAttcctagaaacggagaaaTGGGGTAAAAAACGATTGATAATTTTGTTTTGTTCCACCCGTTTTTAGAAATGTAAATATGaattatgaaaatttatgttacaAGAAACGGCTGTGAGGAAACAAGTtatacttgtttcgtcatttctagaaacaagtgaaggCAACAAACTGTGGATTTGTACCCGATAAAAAAGCTCAAAAGTGGATAGGACACGTCTCTTCTCAACCTATGCCAACTCCACTGCTCTACAACTCAGTGAACAGGAAGACTCTTTCCTATAAGCTTGTGAACCCTTTGCAACTCTGCAACTCTCGTGACCACTCTACAACTCTCATGATCCCTTTGCAACTCGATGAATGGTCTTCCCAATAGCTCATGAACCCTCTGAATGTCACAACCTACCCCAATTATGGCTAAGGTATACCGCACTGGATTTTCAACCCAGTCAGCCTACCAATACCCAGTATCACGTACACTATGTAGTAACCAACCCAACCACCTGATTACATCTATCACAGTCAGAGTACGCATATAAAATTCATAGGAAGCATATATGTGGTGATCAACTACAATGGTAATTATAATTACAGGCCTAATATACAACAATCCACATGTtacaataacaataaataaatcttaCAACCATTGATAATAGAAGTAAATGAATAAATAGAAAGGATATCCATCCAGATATAATGTATCTTGCAGACATGGCCTCACAACCGTACTGATCTCTTGTCCATCTCAACTCCAGttccatcatctaaaaagatatATTTACGAGGGGTGAGCTATACAGCCCAGTGAGGGGCgagcatgcaagcacacacaacatcatGATTCCCATAATCTCACAACAATGTACACAGATGCACaaccacatgatccattttattGATAAATATCCATTCTAATTAATAAGTCTCCATAtgtatgggtataagtgctataaacaGCGTAGGTGTTATCCCCTTCCTAGTACATTGGGCCTTAGAGTTACAAGCTAGCTGCAAATAGGAGTTAGCCAGCCCCAGAAAGAACCTCGATCCCCCAgtcaacccctaaatagtaatccCTGATAGCCATGGTCCTTAAATCCCACACCATCGTTGGTCTCCCATGTTGTCCGACATTCATGCGTATAGTACGTtgtaccatgttgtgccctctcaAGATACAATACGTCATATCTGGGCATAGTAGTCCTCCACAACCGACCACCGAGTGGGACCAATCAACACCTTACGCCCTATTAGCAAGGGTttatagcactgggatgtgatcctaactATATGCATTTACATGCATCCATAACATCCATAGCATCAAATATACATCTGTGGCCATAACTataagactgacctctgagcccacggtaccagAAAGGACCTTAGTCACATTGTGCCCCAGATTGTCAATATTACATCCATCTCCACATAGCTATCAtactacacatccacaaaaccacgATCACATCCAAGTCGATGAAATCATGCACAtatgaaatatataatttatataaaataaatccatagcACAGTATTCTTCACATTCCACATGGcaaacataaatgaaaatatcaaaacactCTGTAAAATAAATCAAGCACCCACTCACCTGTTTCCCATATCTGGTGTTCTTCCACTAAATTCCCGATCATGCGTATCCTTATTGGGTACATTTCAGGTTCCTAGATAGTCAATTCACATTGAGTTAAGTTTGTAATTTTAATAATCATTTAATAATTTCACTTTCCATATTTCAGCTGAATTCCCACACCGAAATCTACACTCAACTAATAAGGAGCACACTGACTTCAGGTCAGTATTCCTCCCTAGCTGACCAAGCTAGCATCCTAGTCCAGCTTCCAATACCTATCTAAGTTACCCACCTAACCTATATAGCCATTACCCCCACTGTTGGACTACTAGAATAGACTCATAGGTATTTGGCCATAATTACCTAACTAGATATATTTGTACTGTCCTTGGCCCATAAATGCACATGTGTTTCCAAGCACAGGTGGTGTTAATACTGGCATTTCACTAATAAGCCCCTTTTTGCAATTTCTTTCCTACTTGAGTCATAAACCATGCCCTTGCATCATACGATCATTTACGGGCAAGTCGGATAACATATACACGATTTACGGGCATTCGAGGCTAATATAAACCTAACAACATTATTCCATTAGGGCCTAACCGGCTGGTCGGTTGCCCTAGCATAATAGGCTATTTCATCCCAACACCCTACCTTCTCTTTGGCAGAATTGTCCCTTAGGGAAATTTCTATATCCGAACCTTCTCCTACACATCACATTTTACTTATCTACACCCTATGGACCAATTCCCAGCTCCACTTTGGGTCTTTAGGATATTTCATTGGGTTAATTGGGTCTCAATTCACCCAATTTGCTCCCTAGGTGTACCGATTAAATATTTTACAAGCTTCTGAGCAAACTTGGGATTATGTGGGGGTCTATCCCTCCACCAATTGTTAGTAATTTAACCCAATTGGGAAAAGccctatggtttagggtttctgggaCAACCCTGCAATCAATTGGGTCTCAATTAGGAAGAATTGGGGCTATTGCTATCATACCCCACtcctagtagacccaacttaccattaggaataccggcggtgtgagtaaaacacgtacttgtcttacaacctaccaggatctctgatagcaataccttaacattttcacaatctcatatcacaaatcaacataagcagcggaatcagagcaTAGTAgaggaatcataaataaaaatggagaaaacgcctaatgataatataatggcgataaccaagttattctgttacattcttcCATGATGTAtgatataatctcaaaaacaatataaaatctacagttatacccaaaagtataaaaattttatgtacACTCTCACGGTGCTACATAAGCgcagtggtcacaagcacagtcctgatcgtgctcctccacttttggcatctgccagtcgctcacaccatactccgacccagaagatattgggtcacccaccattggcaccacggtacctgcatcatcatctaaaaaagggtgtatacgtggggtgagcatTCCAACTCGCTCTGTGaagggtggggtcaagcacatccaagcaagtcaatagcagtaataatttatgatgcatgattgcggaaattaaacacatagtccatgatgctcgtgatgtagttcatttatttattacccACCTAAcgatacaaactaagtctggtaaatgctactacgacgcattaggctgtattcCTCGTCTCggaaacgacatcgactacgcagcgatacaaaccctagccttgATTAAAAGCCTGAAGGTTCCCGTatacgtccatgggtcacctagcaaaccgcTGATAACTCTCTTCTGGCAGTCACgacactggtaacacatcggccacgccagataggttcccacctctggcaacaatcacatcatactgcgggtgtggcacttcggaaaggcacatcaaacatatcacaatgggttatccaacacctcaacctctgttggcaagggtgcgtagcatagggagtgatacctaactaTACTACATGcattcataatgatacagttagtatggattatatgatactagagagacctcggccacaaagtgtaatccacttccaaatacagtcccgggtacacgatactagagagaccttggccataaagtgaaacctgagatcatttacctaatctagcatacaaatggtagttgagtatggactacgcaacactggcaagacctcgaccacgaagcgtatccatttccaaatttaGTCCTGGGGtgcacgataccagcgagaccttggtcacaaagtgtaacccgtgactacaactaactctaatacacaaTCAATGcctgaatgcaacatacatatggcaatcatgaCACtgataccacctcagccatgtTGGATTcagtctcacacacacaaccaaactcATGGCGATcacggtatcggtaccacctcagccacatcaGATctcatcatacatctccatacaattcatatcatgatcataaaatgacaattaaaattaaacatataattctaagcatgtgatcaatttaataaataataaacattccaaaaataaacacagtccatccctcaccttattgATCTCTATTTGTTTTAGTGTTCAAGTAAGGCACCGATCAATTCAATCAATTTTGGCTTTAGGGCATGTGCACctcactgtcctagacataaaGGAAACCGTACATCAGTACGAGTCAAAAACATCAAGAGGGACctacacaagtcacccccaaaatgtacaaacactatctcccaatgacagtaatgtcacaaaaaacaaccactgaaaatagggcatttccattgaaaatatcagacctattttcggtggaggtgatagagagcacataagggtccatgtccaccaaaaatatgccattgAAAACAGAcctagtggatccggtgggctgttttcgaTGGTGGTTCAGGTCAGTCCAActtggggctttttggctcggGCCCGATTACCGGGATTCATactgtggagtttgtaggggatgttcctagcatcattctaagccaagaaaattccaattacactaagctatttgggagatacgtcgatcaaatgatcgaaaccctagttggtcttttggcattacatgttgtcggagctcactgggcttggtttgagcttggaaacaacaccaggagggtagaacactcattctacaaccttaacatggtgcgTACACtaaaattccatccatacctagctttgtctaggtcaaaatgaagagagagagtggtatgggaggttatacttacctccgGTAACAATTCTGACAACAAGGCaacagccggcaccaaggtagggcttcaaccttctccttcttcctcttcttcttccttcctctcctcttcctctcctctcctacgttgggaataagggaaataaggaaatgaatcctcatttcctaacttataacttaagtgggccttagggtctgtttgatttgggcctcttttgaactaatcgggttaaaatgagtttcagggcatgaggacccacacatttaggtctaTAAAGTGCccacatcatgaggaaggtgtgaaggatgatttgggatcatttggAGTCATTTATGATGCGTGTGGCGGGAActacgggcatcgaaacctctaTAGCAGCTTGTtaacccaccaaaaacaggcACTGGATttaggcccaggctgcttccggtggctgTTTTGATAGCTTGCTATTCCATAGTTGGTCTCGCACGGGTAGTTatcctcggacatgctcaaggcctttcagaaattttgatgtatgccaaaaatcaagtgtggggagtcgagtcacttactgtctgggatcgaaaggtatgaatcccctccagttagataggcacacgatgcacgaacatgtggggtcatctcttacCCTTTGGCAATGCACAGCCATGGGCCAAAACCCagtcgtactttcgatctctgatctgaggcctgtcacaatagttcaaattagactggattagggcatgggtgtaacatccctccccccac
This window encodes:
- the LOC122081494 gene encoding LOW QUALITY PROTEIN: AAA-ATPase At5g57480-like (The sequence of the model RefSeq protein was modified relative to this genomic sequence to represent the inferred CDS: inserted 1 base in 1 codon), whose amino-acid sequence is MKEFWTSLASLMGLLAFSQGILHAIFPPEIRFAYXKILTRSFQWFSSYCYFDITEIDGVNTNELYNAVQLYLSNSASITGNRLSLTRSRNSSTFTFGLSNNEYLVDIFNGVTTRWEHVVSQRQSQSYAWRALPDEKRGFILRIKKKDKTLILDSYLDYIIEKANEIRRKNQDRLLYTNSRGGALDSRGHPWEAVPFKHPSTFDTLAMDPAKKSEIMADLKRFSDGQSFYQNTGRAWKRGYLLYGPPGTGKSSMIAAMANYLGHDIYDLELTEVNNNSELRKLPMKTTSKSIIVIEDIDCSINLTNRTKSVSARRAAYNDPLSPDLRGGGSGEDGGTSITLSGLLNFTDGLWSCCGSERIFVFTTNHIEKLDPALLRSGRMDLHIYMSFCSFPALKILLKNYLGLNEEEVEDGNLKELEEVIDEAQMTPADISEVLIKNRRFMGEALSELLERLKNRVERNREEGAVREKYSTEMEEEEQEKRALESPKEGCEIPEKCSKRDDADQQEKLN